A stretch of Burkholderia sp. HI2500 DNA encodes these proteins:
- a CDS encoding MaoC family dehydratase has translation MTIVEKYWDDAREGDECVSPSYTVTKERILAYADLTGDHTPVHVDEAYANASHFGCLVAHGLFGLSIADGLKTRSDYRFVPGMSLGWSWDFVLPIKVDDVLHVKFRIGAMRPSKSRPDWGIVTLPSELINQHGEVVQRGEHRLMVPRRPGAER, from the coding sequence ATGACCATCGTCGAAAAATACTGGGACGACGCACGCGAAGGCGACGAATGCGTGAGCCCGAGCTACACCGTCACGAAGGAACGCATTCTCGCGTACGCGGATCTCACCGGCGATCACACACCGGTGCACGTCGATGAAGCGTATGCGAACGCGAGCCACTTTGGCTGCCTCGTTGCGCATGGATTGTTTGGTCTTTCGATTGCCGATGGCCTGAAGACCCGCAGCGATTATCGCTTTGTGCCGGGCATGTCGCTGGGCTGGAGCTGGGACTTCGTTTTGCCGATCAAGGTCGATGACGTGCTGCATGTGAAGTTTCGCATCGGCGCGATGCGCCCGAGCAAGAGCCGCCCGGATTGGGGCATCGTGACGCTTCCTTCGGAGCTGATCAATCAGCACGGCGAAGTGGTGCAGCGAGGTGAGCATCGTCTGATGGTGCCGCGCCGGCCGGGAGCTGAACGATGA
- a CDS encoding VOC family protein produces the protein MSQPKAYLEHIAVFVRDIHWHIRFFEEVFGMTMREVDGTTEAPRQYWTLGGMQFIHQPDFSGPEGRLGHLGIMCEDVEASLAAARRYDVQPMPQGANWLRLPDGLAIEFIQAKPARCVGQALAINPRAEA, from the coding sequence ATGAGCCAACCGAAAGCCTATCTCGAACATATCGCCGTCTTCGTGCGCGACATCCACTGGCACATCCGTTTTTTCGAGGAGGTGTTCGGCATGACGATGCGCGAGGTCGACGGCACGACCGAAGCGCCGCGCCAGTACTGGACGCTCGGCGGCATGCAGTTCATCCACCAGCCGGATTTTTCGGGCCCCGAAGGAAGGCTTGGCCATCTCGGCATCATGTGCGAGGACGTGGAAGCCTCGCTCGCCGCCGCCCGCCGCTACGACGTGCAGCCCATGCCGCAAGGTGCGAACTGGCTGCGTTTGCCCGATGGTCTCGCCATCGAATTCATTCAGGCGAAACCCGCGCGCTGCGTGGGCCAGGCGCTCGCCATCAATCCGCGCGCGGAGGCATGA
- a CDS encoding ketopantoate reductase family protein → MKIAILGAGALGCAIGATLTEGGHETWLIDRSPDHVNAMRAHGLRVDDASGTRQVQVRATTRPDEAAVAEVVIVLVKSFHTDAAIRGAQALVGPETLVLSLQNGLGHEDILADAVGRERVLAGKTYVGGVLRGMGHIESGVVGKHTIIGELDGRVTDRVRRIADAFSHAGLDTQVSDNIVGTMWDKLLVNVATGALTGITSLTYGQLYDEPLLKATSLAAVAEAIAAAKAAGVTLSMNDPEQAWSLAAEGLPAAFKTSMLQSLEKGSVTEIDFINGSVVRWGARYGVPTPVNATLVACIKGIERAMVDRRKAEAQA, encoded by the coding sequence TTGAAAATTGCCATTCTGGGTGCCGGCGCGCTGGGCTGCGCGATTGGCGCGACGCTCACCGAAGGCGGCCACGAGACCTGGCTGATCGACCGCTCGCCCGATCATGTCAATGCGATGCGCGCCCACGGCCTGCGCGTCGACGACGCAAGCGGCACGCGCCAGGTGCAAGTCCGCGCGACCACCCGGCCGGACGAGGCAGCGGTGGCCGAGGTCGTGATCGTGCTCGTCAAATCGTTCCACACCGATGCGGCGATTCGCGGCGCGCAAGCGCTGGTGGGGCCTGAAACGCTGGTGCTGTCACTGCAAAACGGCCTCGGTCACGAAGACATTCTTGCCGACGCCGTGGGCCGCGAACGCGTGCTCGCGGGCAAGACCTATGTGGGGGGCGTACTGCGCGGCATGGGGCACATCGAGTCGGGCGTCGTGGGCAAGCACACCATCATCGGCGAACTGGACGGACGCGTGACGGATCGCGTTCGACGTATTGCCGACGCATTCAGCCACGCGGGCCTCGACACGCAGGTCAGCGACAACATCGTCGGCACCATGTGGGACAAGCTGCTCGTGAATGTCGCGACGGGCGCGCTGACCGGCATCACGTCGCTGACTTACGGCCAGCTTTATGACGAGCCGCTGCTCAAGGCCACTTCGCTGGCGGCCGTCGCGGAAGCGATCGCGGCCGCGAAGGCGGCAGGCGTCACCCTGTCGATGAACGATCCGGAGCAGGCGTGGTCGCTTGCCGCCGAGGGCTTGCCCGCTGCGTTCAAGACGTCGATGCTGCAAAGCCTCGAAAAAGGTTCCGTGACCGAAATCGACTTCATCAACGGCTCGGTCGTGCGCTGGGGCGCGCGTTACGGTGTGCCGACGCCGGTCAACGCCACGCTGGTTGCGTGCATCAAGGGCATCGAGCGCGCGATGGTCGACCGCCGGAAAGCGGAGGCGCAAGCATGA
- a CDS encoding LysR family transcriptional regulator — MTPTDLPDLKLLQLFDLLYDTRSVTRVAEQLGQSQPTVSIWLARLREHLHDPLFIRTPGGMAPTPQADALIGPCREILESLRRFSAWEIAFDPATAQRRFRICMTDASHVTLLPRLLAYVRAQAPRVRLEAARIDGNTERALESGEADLAIGYVPWLSGGIYQQQLYEQDWVCLANRHHPRIRKRLGVKAYRTEGHVAITGGTGTALLEQALVRERIERQVVLELPGFLGLGAIVQTTDLITTLPRHIGETLAQASDLSVHPCPIPVEGFAVRQHWHARYHQEAGNRWLRSVVARLFGMSGADVTG; from the coding sequence ATGACCCCGACCGATCTGCCCGACCTCAAGCTGCTGCAGTTGTTCGACCTGCTCTACGACACGCGCAGCGTCACACGCGTGGCCGAACAACTCGGCCAGAGCCAGCCGACCGTCAGCATCTGGCTCGCGCGGTTGCGCGAGCATTTGCACGATCCGCTCTTTATCCGGACGCCTGGCGGCATGGCGCCCACACCGCAAGCGGATGCGCTGATCGGCCCATGTCGGGAGATTCTCGAATCGTTGCGGCGCTTCTCGGCCTGGGAAATCGCCTTCGATCCGGCGACTGCGCAAAGACGCTTTCGCATCTGCATGACCGATGCGAGTCACGTGACGCTGCTGCCGCGTCTGCTCGCCTACGTGCGCGCGCAAGCGCCACGCGTGCGCCTGGAAGCAGCGCGGATCGACGGCAACACGGAACGCGCGCTCGAATCGGGCGAGGCCGATCTTGCGATCGGATACGTGCCGTGGCTGAGCGGCGGCATCTATCAACAACAGCTATACGAGCAGGATTGGGTGTGCCTGGCGAATCGCCATCATCCGCGTATTCGCAAGCGGCTCGGCGTCAAGGCGTATCGCACCGAAGGCCATGTGGCGATCACGGGAGGAACGGGCACGGCGCTGCTCGAGCAGGCGCTCGTGCGGGAGCGCATTGAACGGCAGGTGGTGCTTGAATTGCCCGGTTTTCTGGGGCTCGGCGCCATTGTGCAGACCACCGATCTGATCACGACCTTGCCGCGCCATATCGGCGAGACGCTGGCTCAGGCCAGCGATCTCTCGGTACATCCCTGCCCCATTCCCGTCGAGGGCTTCGCCGTTCGGCAACACTGGCACGCGCGCTACCATCAGGAGGCCGGCAATCGCTGGCTGCGTTCGGTCGTGGCCCGGCTGTTCGGCATGTCTGGAGCGGACGTTACAGGCTGA
- a CDS encoding cytochrome b has product MSHPNHVAYTRFAIAMHWSIAILILLNLMIGIYMDTFPHNSSQFNGILFYHASIGSLIFMLTVPRLAWRATHTPPPLPASVPAWQARIAGALHGVLYLLLCLVPLTGYVHRLAGAHPVSFFGITELPVLVGRDEPLRLLTDSLHRALVLTLGLLLVMHVAAGLKHKFVDRDGVAERMGI; this is encoded by the coding sequence ATGTCACACCCCAACCACGTCGCCTACACACGCTTCGCGATCGCCATGCACTGGTCGATCGCCATCTTGATCCTGTTGAACCTGATGATCGGGATCTACATGGATACCTTTCCGCACAACTCGTCTCAGTTCAACGGCATCCTGTTCTATCACGCGTCGATCGGCAGCCTGATCTTCATGCTGACCGTGCCGCGCCTCGCGTGGCGTGCGACGCATACGCCGCCGCCGCTGCCGGCCAGTGTTCCGGCATGGCAGGCGCGGATCGCCGGTGCACTGCACGGCGTGCTGTACCTGCTGCTGTGTCTCGTGCCGCTGACCGGCTACGTGCACCGCCTCGCTGGTGCCCATCCGGTCAGTTTCTTCGGCATCACGGAATTGCCGGTGCTGGTTGGCCGCGACGAACCGCTGCGACTCCTGACCGATTCGCTGCATCGCGCGCTGGTGCTGACGCTTGGCTTGCTGCTGGTCATGCATGTCGCGGCCGGACTGAAACACAAGTTCGTCGATCGGGACGGTGTCGCGGAGCGGATGGGAATCTGA
- a CDS encoding porin produces MKNKKIKVSVIAVAAFAASSAAMAQSSITLYGMLDAGIGYTSNINGHKRFGLDGGAAGSNKWGLRGTEDLGGGLKAIFKIENGFNIGTGGIGGQGPIGSTRSLFNRQAYVSLASDQYGTVRLGRQLDAVTEMVQVLTGDAISASTFSTPGDVDNNDNTTNQNSAVKYISPLIHGFQAEGAYSFGGVAGSMGSGQSWSVAANYAQGGLTVAGGYFHAANQGENGWMNATAQPSFGGALGYPSSGYNGGNAFKSAGIAQVATQYQIGPYTAGLRYSNAQYQGNAGQPSIHFNVLGALLQYQVTPALSLATGYTYVYGSAATPALAAEGRTMASINQVSLGATYSLSKSTALYAMGGYVHAKGAQASVADFGNTASGGNQVQVNIGMYHGF; encoded by the coding sequence ATGAAAAACAAGAAAATCAAGGTCAGCGTTATCGCTGTTGCCGCCTTCGCAGCATCGTCGGCAGCAATGGCACAGTCGTCGATCACCCTGTATGGCATGCTCGATGCAGGTATCGGCTACACGTCGAACATCAATGGCCACAAGCGGTTCGGCCTCGATGGTGGTGCCGCAGGTTCGAACAAGTGGGGCCTCAGGGGGACGGAGGATCTCGGCGGCGGCCTCAAGGCGATCTTCAAGATCGAAAACGGCTTCAACATTGGTACGGGCGGCATAGGCGGCCAGGGGCCCATCGGTTCCACGCGCTCGTTGTTCAACCGCCAGGCATACGTATCCCTCGCTTCCGATCAGTACGGTACCGTGCGTCTGGGGCGCCAGCTCGACGCCGTGACGGAAATGGTTCAGGTCCTGACGGGCGACGCCATTTCGGCGTCGACGTTCTCGACCCCGGGCGACGTGGACAACAACGACAACACGACGAACCAGAACAGCGCCGTGAAGTACATTTCGCCGCTCATCCACGGCTTCCAGGCCGAAGGCGCGTACTCGTTCGGCGGCGTGGCCGGTTCGATGGGTTCGGGCCAGTCGTGGTCGGTGGCGGCGAACTACGCTCAGGGCGGTCTGACGGTCGCCGGCGGCTATTTCCATGCGGCAAACCAGGGTGAGAACGGGTGGATGAACGCAACGGCGCAGCCGAGTTTCGGTGGTGCGCTGGGCTATCCGAGTTCGGGTTACAACGGCGGCAATGCATTCAAGAGCGCGGGCATCGCGCAAGTCGCCACGCAATATCAGATTGGTCCGTACACGGCCGGCTTGCGCTACTCGAACGCGCAGTACCAGGGCAACGCCGGCCAGCCGTCGATTCACTTCAACGTGCTGGGTGCGCTCCTGCAGTACCAGGTAACGCCGGCGCTGTCGCTGGCGACCGGGTACACGTATGTCTACGGCTCCGCGGCCACGCCCGCGCTGGCTGCCGAGGGCCGCACGATGGCGTCGATCAACCAGGTGTCGCTGGGTGCGACGTACTCGCTGTCGAAGAGCACCGCGCTGTACGCGATGGGCGGGTACGTTCATGCCAAGGGCGCGCAGGCTTCCGTTGCGGACTTTGGCAACACCGCATCGGGCGGCAACCAGGTTCAAGTCAACATCGGCATGTACCACGGCTTCTGA